One window from the genome of Gemmatimonadota bacterium encodes:
- a CDS encoding YggT family protein: MFLVTLLKIYGYIIIARALISWINPNPYNPLIRIICAITDPVLVPIRRLLPDLGGLDISPFVAIVIIWFIISLI, translated from the coding sequence ATGTTCTTAGTAACCCTCCTCAAAATTTACGGCTACATCATCATTGCGCGAGCACTCATCTCATGGATAAATCCCAACCCATATAATCCACTCATCAGAATAATATGCGCCATCACAGACCCGGTTCTCGTACCCATTCGCCGTCTATTGCCCGACCTGGGCGGACTGGACATATCGCCCTTTGTCGCCATCGTCATCATCTGGTTCATCATATCCCTGATTTAG